In Henningerozyma blattae CBS 6284 chromosome 7, complete genome, a single genomic region encodes these proteins:
- the RPL38 gene encoding 60S ribosomal protein eL38 (similar to Saccharomyces cerevisiae RPL38 (YLR325C); ancestral locus Anc_4.141) — protein sequence MAREITDIKQFLELTRRADVKTATIKINKKLNKSGKQFRQTKFKVRGSRYLYTLVVNDAGKAKKLMQSLPPTLKVNKL from the coding sequence ATGGCCAGAGAAATTACCGATATTAAGCaatttttggaattgaCCAGAAGAGCTGACGTTAAGACTGCTACCATTAAAATCAACAAGAAGTTGAATAAATCTGGCAAGCAATTCAGACAAACCAAGTTCAAGGTTAGAGGTTCCAGATACTTATACACCTTAGTCGTTAACGATGCTGGTAAGGCTAAGAAGTTGATGCAATCTTTACCACCAACTTTAAAGGTTAACAAGTTATAa